The Lasioglossum baleicum chromosome 5, iyLasBale1, whole genome shotgun sequence genome segment TGCAGTACCGGCCACTTAAGTTTTTCTACCCCGTACAGCCAAGGTAAAGGCGCCAGTAATTGACCACGTACCAGTGATTGACCATTTTTCAGGAAAACGTGGAAAATAATGCTTCTGGACGTAAGAGATAAATACAATCAAACCACGAAACATTTACCTACTCTGTTCCTAAATTAGATTTTATATGGTATTCacttcttttcatttttatttgccCTTTTACTTGTAATTTGTACTAATTGGTGCAAGCAAACGATATCAAAGTAACCACCTTTAGTGTTTCTGGCGTTACTTTACGTCAATTAATAGTAATTTTCTTGTTTTCGAGGATGGTCAACTTCTAACGCAATTATTGaattttcaacaaaaatgtCTACACAATTTgaataatacaaatatttttaaaaagttagctTTGTTACACAATGTAAGATGGTCAAACAGCATTTTGACGCATACAGTACTTCAATACTTCACgggtgtataaataaaaaagcaaTACTGAAGCCTTGTTCTTCAGACCACGTCAGAtagcaaaaattctacattcttCCGACTTTTCGGGTCAAATACACCACTGTGGAGCGACACGTTCGATGGCGAATGAAAAATGGGAATGTGAATCGTTGCGAAAGTAGTCTCCGGAGGATGCGTTTCGAATTGCGTTCAATGGCACTGCTAAATATATAATTCGCCGTGCATAATTCTCCGGGTAATTGCACCCGTGGAATGGCCGCAATTACAACGGTCTGCATTTTTGCCCGCCATGGTGTTCCACCAATACTGCCGGCCGAGGTATCATTCGCACCATAAACACAACTTAATTCTGCACACCACGATTCATGGAGCAGATGCACGTATTTACCGTCCGTCACGATCCCAATCCTCATCAccgtcatcatcatcatcgtcgtcgtcgtcgtcgacctcCTCTCTTCATCATCGTGATGATCGTCGTCACCGTCGTTGTCGTAATAAtcatcgtcatcatcatcaACCAGATCAGATCTGCCGGGCAAGACAGGTATCTCCGTTCGGGAATCTAAAAAGGACTCATGCGAACGTAATACCGAGAATCGAATGTAATTGGGGGAGGAACGCGGGGCAAGCTCGCGCGCAATGCTCCTGGCCAACCCGGAGTTCCACATTATTGTTCGCATTAAACCTATCCGTAATTTCTCGGACTCGATGGTTTCGTGTTCGACGCGAATATACCCTACTTATCCAACATCTGCTTGCTTCGCCACTGAAAGATCAACCGTTTCTCCACCGTACCCGTTTGTGTACACGCGTGCATATCCTCCGACGTCAATTGCGCATAATTTGCCTCTCAATTTTCGGACACAGACGCCCGCGTTCTTTTTCCACCGCAAATAACTGCACGGCAATCATGGTAAAAGTCGCGTGTACCCTGCCGTCCATTTCAGTATCTGGACACTCGGTGCAGGGGAGAATGGGATAATGACGGTCACTTAAGCAATAATTATAATGAAACGGAAATATAcggtgaaatatttatttaaagacaCGTCTCGTACACTCAAATCATTCATTTATTCGCACAACAATGAAAATTAGTTTCATATTCATCTAAGTGgtcaaatttataaaaataaaacagaaatgttTGATTAGGGATGCTCCGAGTTGGCTTAAAGGCCGCAAAGGGTGCACCGCAACCACATTTCATTGTCGTGGCCGAATTGGTGGCAAACATTGCATTCATTTTCcattttgtctaaatcgttccTAGAAAAATTTAATCTTTTAGTTTTTCTCCCATCCATTTTAATCTTCTTATGAGTTTGTCTTTATTGTCTTATGATTTCTCCATTTTTCTTCGTTGATCTCCGTTGACCGCTGTAATTGATAGAATTGAGTAGTAAACATTAACGGAAGAGattaagtagactgcagatttttatgcatttatgaagaaattggctaggtgaaatataaaacagtaaaagaatattgtaatgtttttaatacaataagtcatcaagggatgaaatgaatttttattttattgctgcTTCCCCCAAAATcaatgtagaacatttttatttttcataaagatttgCAGTCAAATTATAAGGTTGGTGCATGCGAAATGCTTGGTTTCGCGAACTTCGGAGTTTTCCTGTTCAGTCACTTAATAAAAAATCTAATCAAGTTATTGATATAGTTATTGTCAAGCTTGAAAGAGTCGCTCGAAGTTAACCGAGAACAGGCGCATAAATTCTCGTTTTCGAGAGCGGTTTAGTGTCAATAAAGTAGACCGGTGTTACGGTAAGATCGAGAACCGATCAAATTCTATACCAGCAACTTTCGCAACGCAATTTTTGAATTATTGTAGAATTAGGAGCGTAATGCTCCACTATGCAACACTGTAGCATTAATACGAAAATATTCTCGTTCCTCGTGGCCGGTTCAACGGGGAAGAAGAATGTCGCGTTACAACGAGTTTGCTTTCAGGCGTGGAACGAGGTCGCTTTGTCAGAAACAGCCTTGCAAGGCTGATACGCGTCAACATACCCACGCGGAGAACGGTTATTTTAGCTGGCGTCAGAAAAATCTCTTCCCACTGGAACAGTAACCGAACAGAGAAATGCTATTTCGCAATCTCCCGTTCAATACGAGAAATTGCTTTTCCGTTTATTATTAGATTTTACAAGCTTCAACGCTCGTTGGAAGGCGAACGCGTTTGACGATTGTACAGATGGCGATGCTTAGCTCCATTTAGGCTCCATTTGTACGGTTTTTCATGAATTCTTTAAACGTATTTTTACTGGTAGAGCTATTGATCTATTTATTGCATCCAATTACTCGACGCCCCAGTTCAGTTAATCATCTGGCGCAGAATAATTACATGCCGAAGGGTTAAGAATTAAAATGTTTAGTATTTTTAGTTGACGTAGTTATGCAGGTTTtctgtataatataaattaattaaatctgtaTTGATTTGCATGAACATGCATTCAGtcatcagttcggataatcgagattccACTGGATTgtgaattaaacaagtaaatatcattcatatggtatcgtgtttgggctcatttccaCCAGAAGAATGCTACAaaaatgttggtaaaagttttaTAAGGAAATAATAAAGACACAAAAGTATTTTGTCCTCGTAATAGTATGATGCACTACCATTTTCGTTTTATCATAGTTTTCGCAACCGTTTCCCTCGGAAGGAATCTCCTAGTCGACAAAACAAATTTCCCCGTCATCCGATTTCTGTAaaatgtctaacaaaaattggaatgcGTGTAAAAATCCGTAACCTAGTTGCGAAAGAGAAGATCGCGTATGAAGTACGCGTACCAATTTTCGTTTCAGCCATCGTCCCGAGGGAAATATCTCGTAAACCCACTATTAGGTACTTGAACGATGGCAGTGCTCATGCTGTGATGCCGAAGAGTATCCTGAAGCATCGCGCATAGTGTGAGCAATATCAGAATG includes the following:
- the LOC143208884 gene encoding uncharacterized protein LOC143208884, translating into MRTIMWNSGLARSIARELAPRSSPNYIRFSVLRSHESFLDSRTEIPVLPGRSDLVDDDDDDYYDNDGDDDHHDDEERRSTTTTTMMMMTVMRIGIVTDGQLLHWTSDEN